In Microscilla marina ATCC 23134, the genomic window AGGTAGGGGTGTCATCGTCTGACCCAAAAAACGGCAACTATGAAGTAACACTACCCGCCAGGCATAAGTATGGATATTTTGCTACCAAAAAAGGGTATTACCCCATTAGTGAAAACATAGACCTTACTGGACTTAAAAACTACAAAGAAATAAAGGTAGATTTGTTTGTGACACCTATAGAAAAGGGGGTGAAGATTTTGTTGAATAATTTATTTTTTGGGGTATCGAGTTCCAAAATAGAAAGCACTTCGTTCGACGAGCTTGACCGCCTGGTACGTACTTTAAACGAATACCCAAAAATGGTGGTTCAGCTCAATGGGCATACCGACAACCAGGGAGGGGCTACCCGCAACCAGCTTTTGTCGCAGCATCGGGCACGTAGTGTACGCAACTACCTGGCAAACAAGGGCATTGCCCGCCACCGAGTCAAAGTAAAAGGATTTGGTGCAAGCCAACCTATTGCCGATAACAACACCCTAAAGGGGAGGATAAGAAACCGTAGGGTAGAGTTTGAAGTGTTGGAGTTTTAGATAACCATTGATCAGTGGTCAATGAGTACAAAGGGAGTGTTCAAAAAATGGCGCTTGCCAGTCATTTGGTTTTGTGACAAACTACAGGCGAATGAACACTCCTAAAAAAAACAAGTAATTACTCAAATTACGCAGATTTACTTTGTCGTTTTAATTTCTACTGTGATACGGTTATATTGCTACATTAGTGATGCAACGCATCGCGTAACTATCAAACAATAAAGCCATAGAACAATATAAATAAGCAGACTTAGAACTTACTGCGTAACATCAGGTAACT contains:
- a CDS encoding OmpA family protein, with the protein product MLISRKGDIFVLFKALDGSWSEPKSLGATINTKAIESIAFLAPDNVTLYFASVGHPGFGGSDLYLSRRLDDSWQKWSTPLNLGPSINTQESESGLYLPASGEYAYFHRESRRRNREIFRVKLHEKLRPTPVVLITGRVLDAKTKKPIGTAISYRHLAKNIEVGVSSSDPKNGNYEVTLPARHKYGYFATKKGYYPISENIDLTGLKNYKEIKVDLFVTPIEKGVKILLNNLFFGVSSSKIESTSFDELDRLVRTLNEYPKMVVQLNGHTDNQGGATRNQLLSQHRARSVRNYLANKGIARHRVKVKGFGASQPIADNNTLKGRIRNRRVEFEVLEF